The genomic stretch TTAACTGAACCGAGCAGCGCACCTTTGGCAAAATGCTTTTGTAAAAACGGATATACGAGCAGCACCGGTACCGTCGCCACAACGATAACGGCCATTTTCACCGCTTGTGAAGGCGGCGGTACATCCGTATAAACAGCATTGTCATAGCTCAAGCCGCTCGCGAGTACGATAATTTGCCGCAGCAGCACTTGCGCCGGCCACTTGGCCGCATCGCTTAAATAGAGAATAGCGTGCATATACGTATTCCAATAAGTCACGGCGTAAAATAGCGAAATTGTCGCAATTGCCGGGAGCGAGCAAGGAATTATGATGCGGAATAATATGCCGAAATCGTTGCAGCCGTCGATTTTGGCCGATTCCTCGAGCGCATCCGGAAGCCCCTGAAAGAAGGTTTTGAGAATGATCATATTAAACACGTTAATGGATACCGGAATAATCAAAGCCAGGTATGAATTCAGCAAACCCGTTTCCTTAACAGCCAGAAATGTCGGGATCATGCCGCCGTTGAACAGCATCGTAAATACGAATAAAAACATAATCCAATTGCGCCCCATCAGATCCTTGCGTGATAGTCCATAAGCCGTCAACACCGAAATCAGCATGCTCCAAATGGTGCCAAATGCTGTAACGCCTATCGAAACGAGCATAGACCGAGTCAATGTACTGGTGGAAAAAATATATCTGTACGCATCCAGCGTAAATTCCGTTGGTATTAGTAAAAACTTTTTGGAAGCTATTTCGCCTGCCGTGGCAAATGAGCTGCCAAATACGTGTATAAACGGTAGTACCGTCACCAATCCAATAATGCCGAGCAGTACCATATTCACTCCGTTAAAAATCCGTCCGCCCCATGCTTTGTCGCCTACCATATGTTTTCCTCCCTCCGGTCATCCTCTGGCTTCTAGTAAATGCCGTCCTCGCCGTATTTTTTCGCAAGCCAATTTGCGCCAATGACTAGAACCAACCCTACGAAGCCTTTAAAGAACCCGACTGCCGTCGAATAGCTGAGCTGTCCCTGATGGATGCCCGTCACATATACATACGTATCGAATATTTCTGCCACCTGCCGGTTAGTAGAATTGAGCAGCAGATACACA from Paenibacillus sp. FSL H8-0548 encodes the following:
- a CDS encoding carbohydrate ABC transporter permease; translated protein: MVGDKAWGGRIFNGVNMVLLGIIGLVTVLPFIHVFGSSFATAGEIASKKFLLIPTEFTLDAYRYIFSTSTLTRSMLVSIGVTAFGTIWSMLISVLTAYGLSRKDLMGRNWIMFLFVFTMLFNGGMIPTFLAVKETGLLNSYLALIIPVSINVFNMIILKTFFQGLPDALEESAKIDGCNDFGILFRIIIPCSLPAIATISLFYAVTYWNTYMHAILYLSDAAKWPAQVLLRQIIVLASGLSYDNAVYTDVPPPSQAVKMAVIVVATVPVLLVYPFLQKHFAKGALLGSVKA